One stretch of Eggerthella lenta DSM 2243 DNA includes these proteins:
- a CDS encoding SOS response-associated peptidase translates to MCRRFIPIDCDEVARIAAEIERDLAAHADELASLDPIEAYEDFLFFPESAQPDRAEQRAKREEAPVQLSLFDGESDEPAEARGTGAIGRANRPEALPSSVVPLIVAAGDGCGLAVAHMAWGYEVPWKNGPVFNTRIETALRSEGSMWAESFARRRCLVPARGFYESHATETVPSERTGRPVKRQYAFAAPDGAPLLLAGVHDRGRFSLVTTEPNAAVAPVHNRMPLALEPGEAALWLRGVYEPLLDRGAVRLTARPER, encoded by the coding sequence ATGTGCCGCCGTTTCATACCGATCGACTGCGACGAAGTCGCCCGCATCGCTGCGGAGATAGAGCGCGACCTGGCCGCGCACGCGGACGAGCTGGCTTCGCTCGACCCGATCGAGGCCTATGAGGACTTCCTCTTCTTCCCCGAATCCGCGCAGCCGGACCGCGCCGAGCAGCGAGCGAAACGCGAAGAGGCGCCTGTGCAGCTCTCGCTGTTCGACGGCGAATCGGACGAGCCGGCAGAAGCCCGCGGAACCGGCGCGATCGGCCGCGCGAACCGCCCCGAGGCGCTTCCCTCGTCGGTCGTGCCGCTCATCGTGGCCGCGGGCGACGGATGCGGCCTCGCGGTAGCCCATATGGCCTGGGGATACGAGGTTCCTTGGAAGAACGGACCCGTGTTCAACACGCGCATCGAGACGGCTCTGCGCAGCGAGGGCAGCATGTGGGCCGAGTCCTTCGCGCGTCGTCGCTGCCTGGTGCCTGCTCGGGGCTTCTACGAATCGCATGCGACCGAGACGGTGCCGAGCGAGCGCACCGGGCGCCCCGTGAAGCGCCAGTACGCCTTCGCAGCGCCCGACGGCGCGCCGCTCTTGCTGGCGGGCGTGCACGATCGCGGACGATTCTCGCTCGTCACCACCGAACCGAACGCCGCCGTGGCTCCCGTGCACAACCGCATGCCGCTCGCGCTGGAACCGGGCGAGGCCGCCCTATGGCTGCGCGGCGTCTACGAGCCGCTGCTCGACCGCGGTGCCGTGCGGCTGACCGCGCGTCCCGAGCGTTGA
- a CDS encoding metal-sensing transcriptional repressor → MTENHAQAENAAISSRPASTCCCHRKETPRSEELQADLHRRLNRVIGQLGGVKTMIDDNRYCADVLTQLAAAESAVHSISAVVLRNHLETCVVEQIERGNVEIIDEVMNLLKKFSR, encoded by the coding sequence ATGACCGAGAATCACGCGCAAGCTGAAAACGCCGCCATCTCGTCGCGCCCCGCGTCGACGTGCTGCTGCCACCGTAAGGAGACGCCGCGCTCGGAAGAGCTGCAGGCCGACCTTCATCGTCGCTTGAACCGCGTGATCGGGCAGCTGGGCGGCGTGAAGACGATGATCGACGACAACCGCTACTGCGCCGACGTGCTCACGCAGCTGGCGGCCGCGGAAAGCGCGGTTCACAGCATTTCCGCCGTGGTGCTGCGCAACCACCTGGAAACGTGCGTGGTCGAACAGATCGAACGCGGCAACGTGGAGATCATCGACGAGGTCATGAACCTGTTGAAGAAGTTCTCGCGCTAA
- a CDS encoding heavy metal translocating P-type ATPase — protein MKQTFDVTGMTCAACSARVEKATRAVPGVADVAVNLLKNSMDVAFDDGAEPSAVTVAVEAAVDKAGYGAAARVPAGASGGRQGAGSRAAQARPVADAAAEAKHVRMRLIVSAVFTIPLFYLSMGHMFGWPLPGFFLGDENVLTFAFTQFLLLLPVVFVNFKFFRVGFKTLFHGAPNMDSLIALGSTAATVYGIYAIYKIGIALGAGDLHAAHLAAMDLYFESAAMILTLITLGKYFEARAKGKTTGAIAKLVDLAPKEATRLVDGREERVAVEAVRAGDVLAVRAGEGVPVDGTLLEGSGTVDESVITGESVPVDKRPGDAVTGATVNRTGWFTMRADRVGDDTTLAGIIRLVDEATSTKAPIEKIADKISGVFVPVVIVVAVVTFAVWMLGGSTLETAMSHAISVLVISCPCALGLATPTAIMVGTGRGATNGILIKSAEALETAHDVKTVVFDKTGTVTEGAPSVTDVVPAPGVGEERLLELAVSIEGRSEHPLARAVCDYARSRHAYPLLVEDFKQVPGEGVAALVDDRPSCAGNLRMMEARNVAVGAFAEEAQRQADMGKTPLFFAQDGELLGVIAVADTVKPSSAAALATLSAMGIRTVMLTGDNERTAAAIQREVGADEVIAGVLPDGKEREIRRLSEQGRVAMVGDGINDAPALARADVGIAIGAGTDVAIESADIVLMKSDLLDVPASIQLSRATLRNIKQNLFWALVYNAVCIPVAAGALSFMGLNLNPMIAAAAMSLSSVCVVSNALRLRGWKPNLPSAAMDAPASAPIDSTVPSEPNEKETVMEKTLNVEGMMCQHCVAHVKKALEGVEGVEEAVVDLDAGTATAKLARDVPEETLAAAVVEAGYEVK, from the coding sequence GTGAAGCAAACGTTCGATGTCACCGGCATGACGTGCGCGGCGTGCTCCGCGCGCGTGGAGAAGGCGACGCGGGCCGTGCCCGGCGTGGCCGACGTTGCCGTGAACCTGCTGAAGAACAGCATGGACGTCGCCTTCGACGACGGCGCGGAACCGTCGGCCGTGACGGTCGCCGTCGAGGCCGCGGTCGACAAGGCGGGCTACGGCGCCGCCGCGCGCGTCCCGGCAGGCGCGAGCGGCGGCCGGCAGGGCGCGGGGAGCCGTGCGGCCCAGGCGCGCCCCGTGGCCGACGCGGCCGCCGAGGCCAAGCATGTTCGCATGCGCCTCATCGTGTCGGCCGTGTTCACGATCCCCTTGTTCTACCTGTCGATGGGACACATGTTCGGCTGGCCGCTGCCCGGGTTCTTCCTGGGGGACGAGAACGTGCTCACGTTCGCGTTCACGCAGTTCCTGCTGTTGCTGCCCGTCGTGTTCGTCAACTTCAAGTTCTTCCGCGTGGGCTTCAAGACGCTGTTCCACGGCGCGCCGAACATGGACTCGCTCATCGCGCTCGGCTCGACGGCGGCCACGGTGTACGGCATCTACGCCATCTACAAGATCGGCATCGCGCTGGGCGCGGGCGACCTGCACGCCGCGCACCTGGCGGCCATGGACCTGTACTTCGAGTCGGCGGCCATGATCCTCACGCTCATCACGCTGGGCAAGTACTTCGAGGCGCGCGCGAAGGGCAAGACCACCGGCGCCATCGCCAAGCTCGTGGACCTCGCGCCGAAGGAGGCCACGCGGCTTGTGGACGGCCGCGAGGAGCGCGTCGCGGTGGAGGCGGTGCGCGCGGGCGACGTGCTGGCGGTGCGCGCGGGCGAGGGCGTCCCCGTGGACGGCACCCTGCTCGAGGGCTCGGGGACGGTGGACGAGTCGGTGATCACGGGCGAGAGCGTGCCCGTGGACAAGCGCCCCGGCGATGCGGTGACCGGCGCCACCGTGAACCGCACCGGATGGTTCACCATGCGCGCCGACCGCGTGGGCGACGACACCACGCTGGCCGGCATCATCCGGCTCGTGGACGAGGCCACATCGACGAAGGCGCCCATCGAGAAGATCGCCGACAAGATATCGGGCGTGTTCGTGCCCGTGGTCATCGTCGTCGCCGTCGTCACGTTCGCCGTGTGGATGCTCGGTGGCTCGACGCTCGAGACGGCCATGTCGCACGCCATCAGCGTGCTCGTCATCTCGTGCCCGTGCGCGCTCGGCCTGGCAACGCCCACGGCCATCATGGTGGGCACCGGGCGTGGGGCGACCAACGGCATCCTCATCAAGTCGGCCGAGGCGCTGGAAACCGCCCACGACGTGAAGACCGTCGTGTTCGACAAGACGGGCACGGTGACCGAGGGCGCGCCGAGCGTCACCGACGTGGTCCCGGCCCCGGGCGTGGGCGAGGAGCGCCTGCTGGAGCTGGCGGTGTCCATCGAAGGCCGCTCCGAGCACCCGCTCGCCCGCGCCGTGTGCGACTACGCGCGCAGCCGTCATGCCTACCCGCTGCTCGTGGAGGACTTCAAGCAGGTGCCCGGCGAAGGGGTGGCGGCGCTCGTCGACGACCGCCCGTCATGCGCCGGCAACCTGCGCATGATGGAGGCCCGCAACGTCGCGGTGGGCGCGTTCGCCGAGGAGGCGCAGCGGCAGGCCGACATGGGCAAGACGCCGCTCTTCTTCGCGCAGGACGGCGAGCTCCTGGGCGTGATCGCCGTGGCCGACACGGTGAAGCCCTCGAGCGCCGCCGCCCTGGCCACGCTTTCGGCCATGGGCATCCGCACGGTGATGCTGACCGGCGACAACGAGCGCACCGCCGCCGCCATCCAACGCGAGGTGGGCGCCGACGAGGTCATCGCCGGCGTGCTGCCTGACGGCAAGGAACGCGAGATCCGCCGCCTGTCCGAGCAGGGCCGCGTGGCCATGGTGGGCGACGGCATCAACGATGCCCCGGCGCTCGCGCGCGCCGACGTCGGCATCGCCATCGGGGCCGGCACCGACGTGGCCATCGAGAGCGCCGACATCGTGCTCATGAAAAGCGACCTGCTCGACGTGCCCGCCTCCATCCAGCTGTCGCGCGCGACGCTGCGCAACATCAAGCAGAACCTGTTCTGGGCGCTCGTCTACAACGCGGTGTGCATCCCCGTGGCCGCCGGCGCCCTGTCGTTCATGGGCCTGAACCTCAACCCCATGATCGCCGCGGCCGCCATGAGCCTGAGCTCGGTGTGCGTCGTGTCGAACGCCCTGCGGCTGCGCGGCTGGAAGCCCAACCTCCCCTCGGCAGCGATGGACGCGCCCGCGTCCGCGCCCATCGATAGCACCGTACCCAGCGAACCCAACGA